Proteins co-encoded in one Halorussus vallis genomic window:
- a CDS encoding DUF7312 domain-containing protein, with amino-acid sequence MSDSDTDWRYDVDEVGEDDPEPPERPKREELEPGSPTAENALFVVLGALTVLVVFGRLVLLAGA; translated from the coding sequence ATGTCGGATTCGGACACGGACTGGCGGTACGACGTCGACGAGGTGGGCGAGGACGACCCGGAACCTCCCGAACGACCCAAACGCGAGGAACTCGAACCCGGTTCGCCCACCGCCGAGAACGCGCTGTTCGTGGTCCTCGGCGCGCTCACCGTGCTCGTGGTGTTCGGTCGACTCGTGCTCCTGGCGGGCGCGTAG
- a CDS encoding NfeD family protein, translating into MALLDSLPLLLVVAGIGLAMAEALIPGAHFIVLGVALLLAGLVGMVLGPAATPLVLAALVLGFGAASLWAYREFDFYGGKGVARTSDSTALKGQTGRVTERVTPHDGQIKLHEGGFNPYYAARSMDGEIPEGTEVMVVDPGGGNVVTVEPLEAIEDPIDRELREERERRERETETDAEEI; encoded by the coding sequence ATGGCGCTGTTGGACTCGCTCCCGCTGCTGTTGGTCGTCGCCGGAATCGGCCTGGCGATGGCCGAGGCGCTCATCCCGGGCGCTCACTTCATCGTGCTCGGGGTCGCGCTCCTGCTCGCGGGACTCGTCGGGATGGTGCTCGGCCCGGCCGCCACGCCGCTGGTGCTGGCGGCGCTGGTGCTGGGCTTCGGCGCCGCGTCGCTGTGGGCCTACCGCGAGTTCGACTTCTACGGCGGCAAGGGCGTCGCACGTACCAGCGACTCCACCGCGTTGAAGGGTCAGACCGGCCGGGTGACCGAGCGGGTCACGCCCCACGACGGCCAGATAAAGCTCCACGAGGGCGGGTTCAACCCCTACTACGCCGCCCGGAGCATGGACGGCGAGATTCCCGAGGGGACCGAGGTGATGGTGGTCGACCCCGGCGGCGGCAACGTCGTCACCGTCGAACCGCTGGAGGCCATCGAGGACCCCATCGACCGCGAACTCCGCGAGGAGCGCGAACGACGCGAGCGGGAGACCGAAACCGACGCCGAAGAGATCTGA
- a CDS encoding SPFH domain-containing protein, with protein sequence MPLLPLQATPAGGFTIVALLLLVLAVVVIWSSVEIVQATEKRALTVFGEYRKLLEPGINFVPPFVSATHSFDMRTQTLDVPRQEAITRDNSPVTADAVVYIKVMDARKAFLEVEDYKRAVSNLAQTTLRAVLGDMELDDTLNKRQEINAKIRRELDEPTDEWGIRVESVEVREVNPSKDVQQAMEQQTSAERKRRAMILEAQGERRSAIEKAEGDKQSNIIRAQGEKQSQILEAQGDAVSTVLRAKSAESMGERAVIEKGMETLESIGQGESTTFVLPQELSSLVGRYGKHLTGSDVKTDGESLDSLDFDAETRELLGLDDIDEILGQIDEEAEMDVEAMEQEAQAIKEGEDPANIKSADEVIEEMDEEEPAVEDVEAEMDTELEQ encoded by the coding sequence ATGCCGCTACTACCACTGCAGGCAACCCCCGCGGGTGGCTTCACGATAGTCGCCTTGCTCCTGCTCGTGCTGGCAGTCGTCGTCATCTGGTCGTCGGTCGAGATCGTGCAGGCGACCGAGAAACGCGCGCTGACGGTGTTCGGCGAGTACCGCAAACTGCTCGAACCGGGCATCAACTTCGTGCCGCCGTTCGTGAGCGCGACCCACAGCTTCGACATGCGAACGCAGACGCTCGACGTGCCCCGCCAAGAGGCCATCACGCGCGACAACTCGCCCGTGACCGCCGACGCCGTGGTGTACATCAAGGTGATGGACGCCCGGAAGGCCTTCCTCGAAGTCGAGGACTACAAGCGCGCCGTCTCGAACCTCGCCCAGACCACCCTCCGGGCCGTGCTGGGCGACATGGAACTCGACGACACGCTCAACAAGCGCCAGGAGATCAACGCGAAGATCCGCCGCGAACTCGACGAACCCACCGACGAGTGGGGTATCCGCGTCGAGAGCGTCGAGGTTCGGGAGGTCAACCCGAGCAAGGACGTCCAGCAGGCGATGGAGCAACAGACCTCCGCGGAGCGCAAGCGCCGCGCGATGATTCTGGAAGCGCAGGGTGAGCGCCGGAGCGCCATCGAGAAGGCCGAGGGTGACAAGCAGTCGAACATCATCCGCGCCCAGGGTGAGAAACAGAGCCAGATTCTGGAAGCGCAGGGTGACGCCGTGTCGACCGTCCTGCGGGCGAAATCCGCCGAGTCGATGGGCGAACGCGCGGTCATCGAGAAGGGCATGGAGACGCTCGAATCCATCGGTCAGGGCGAGTCGACGACGTTCGTCCTGCCCCAGGAACTCTCCTCGCTGGTCGGCCGCTACGGCAAGCACCTCACCGGCAGCGACGTGAAGACTGACGGCGAGTCCCTCGACAGTCTCGACTTCGACGCCGAGACTCGCGAACTCCTCGGACTGGACGACATCGACGAGATTCTCGGTCAGATAGACGAGGAGGCCGAGATGGACGTCGAGGCGATGGAGCAGGAGGCCCAGGCCATCAAGGAGGGCGAGGACCCCGCCAACATCAAGAGCGCCGACGAGGTCATCGAGGAGATGGACGAAGAGGAGCCGGCCGTCGAGGACGTCGAGGCCGAGATGGACACCGAGCTCGAACAGTAG
- a CDS encoding winged helix-turn-helix transcriptional regulator, which yields MVERTEVDENKRATLRRFAVLGAATPLSKFREDGDGGESEARDAIAGYVATTPGAHFSKIRDDLQLGTGEAQHHLRQLLDAGAVESRRDGDYRRFFPAEQFSAFEQVALGYLRRDTARGMLAELLRNPDATGGDLAAALDVSRPTVSKYATSLEEAGLLDREDGYAVRRPETVITLLIRYADSFGADAATFAADADTLISFDP from the coding sequence ATGGTTGAGCGCACCGAAGTGGATGAAAATAAGCGGGCGACGCTCCGTCGGTTCGCGGTTCTGGGGGCCGCGACGCCGCTCTCGAAGTTCCGAGAGGACGGCGACGGCGGCGAGAGCGAGGCACGCGATGCGATCGCGGGCTACGTCGCCACCACCCCGGGCGCGCACTTCTCGAAGATTCGCGACGACCTCCAACTCGGCACGGGAGAGGCCCAGCACCACCTCCGGCAGTTGCTCGACGCCGGCGCGGTCGAGAGCCGCCGAGACGGCGACTACCGGCGGTTCTTCCCGGCCGAGCAGTTCTCGGCGTTCGAGCAGGTGGCGCTGGGCTACCTGCGGCGGGACACGGCCCGCGGGATGCTCGCGGAACTGCTTCGGAACCCCGACGCGACCGGCGGCGACTTGGCGGCCGCGCTCGACGTCTCGCGACCCACGGTGAGCAAGTACGCGACGAGTCTGGAGGAGGCCGGCCTGCTCGACCGCGAGGACGGCTACGCGGTTCGCCGTCCGGAGACGGTCATCACTCTGCTGATCAGGTACGCCGACTCGTTCGGCGCCGACGCCGCGACGTTCGCGGCGGACGCCGACACGCTGATCTCGTTCGACCCCTGA